Proteins co-encoded in one Acidobacteriota bacterium genomic window:
- a CDS encoding CCA tRNA nucleotidyltransferase, which produces MADYIYLLENRLSKAQQAALEKVREVARTKGFTSFLVGGAVRDLTSGSPVRDLDVVVQGNALKLKKDIEKAGGKVSGESDATQSFFVRFPGSVRLSVGSTQSVTYPKPGKPVYKPANILEDLRQRDFTANAMALSLNQGSYGLLMDPLNGVADIENRELRLVNPYGFIEDPVRMIRAVRFMARLGWQMDERTRSRYETGKEENYIAAMPASQRGYETEELFLEEEPLRVIRRLEAEGWVKHLNPAVASNKANVNELEKLRDVQTQLHMQGIHAETSAAIFPLLTAKMAPKDVAALKKSFVRQGFVDDINGLEAEGKAFAAQLAGKEAAQPSKAWKLLHSARPEAVLWAAHHVKTAGVQNKLKAFYTEWPQARQKIPYAQMQEMRITPEVAGYDELLDKLFFELMDNRLGTVEEMKAFLEPYSPPAPPPPVHLRRARATRKDAKPPKNRKKAAAAASEEGQDQVAVSVEGTAAQETKKASPVSSKVKKEELKKVAAVPAKKAAPVAVKKAAPVKKAVAKPVAKKAAAHKSAKAAAKKAAPRATAKKAPAKKAVAKKPVAAKKAPAKKAVAKKAAPKKKR; this is translated from the coding sequence ATGGCCGATTACATCTATCTTCTTGAAAACCGACTTTCCAAAGCACAGCAGGCAGCTTTGGAGAAAGTACGTGAAGTAGCTCGCACAAAAGGATTTACAAGCTTTCTCGTAGGTGGGGCGGTCAGAGATTTGACGAGTGGCTCGCCAGTGCGCGATCTGGATGTAGTGGTTCAGGGAAACGCTCTCAAGTTAAAGAAAGATATAGAGAAGGCGGGTGGAAAAGTATCCGGAGAGTCGGACGCGACGCAATCGTTCTTTGTCCGCTTTCCCGGGTCGGTGCGGTTAAGCGTTGGCTCGACACAGTCGGTCACCTATCCGAAGCCGGGCAAGCCGGTCTACAAGCCGGCAAACATCCTCGAAGATCTGCGGCAAAGGGACTTTACGGCCAATGCGATGGCCCTTTCGTTGAACCAGGGGTCGTATGGCCTGCTGATGGATCCGCTGAACGGCGTTGCGGACATTGAAAACCGCGAACTGCGCCTGGTGAACCCTTACGGGTTTATCGAGGATCCTGTGCGGATGATCCGCGCAGTGCGATTTATGGCCCGGCTGGGCTGGCAGATGGACGAGCGTACCCGGTCGCGGTACGAGACAGGAAAAGAAGAGAACTACATTGCCGCTATGCCTGCCTCGCAACGTGGGTATGAGACGGAGGAGCTCTTTCTGGAGGAAGAGCCTCTGCGGGTGATCAGGCGGCTTGAGGCCGAGGGGTGGGTGAAGCACCTGAACCCGGCGGTGGCCTCGAACAAGGCGAATGTGAATGAGCTGGAGAAGCTGCGGGACGTCCAGACGCAACTGCATATGCAGGGAATCCACGCGGAGACTTCGGCGGCAATCTTTCCTCTTCTGACGGCGAAGATGGCCCCGAAGGATGTTGCCGCGCTTAAAAAGAGCTTTGTGCGTCAGGGGTTTGTGGACGACATCAATGGCCTGGAGGCGGAGGGCAAGGCGTTCGCGGCGCAGCTTGCGGGCAAGGAGGCGGCTCAGCCGTCGAAGGCCTGGAAGCTGCTGCATTCGGCCCGGCCCGAGGCCGTTCTGTGGGCTGCCCACCATGTGAAGACAGCCGGAGTGCAGAACAAGCTGAAGGCGTTCTACACAGAGTGGCCGCAGGCGCGCCAGAAGATTCCGTATGCGCAGATGCAGGAGATGCGCATTACTCCCGAGGTTGCGGGGTATGACGAACTGCTGGATAAGCTGTTCTTTGAGCTGATGGACAACAGGCTGGGAACCGTCGAGGAGATGAAGGCGTTCCTCGAGCCGTATTCGCCACCCGCTCCTCCTCCGCCGGTGCATCTGCGCCGCGCGCGGGCGACCCGCAAGGACGCGAAGCCGCCCAAGAACCGGAAGAAGGCCGCAGCCGCGGCGTCGGAAGAAGGGCAGGACCAGGTGGCGGTGTCCGTGGAAGGGACAGCAGCTCAGGAGACGAAGAAGGCATCTCCCGTTTCTTCGAAGGTGAAGAAGGAGGAGCTGAAGAAGGTTGCGGCTGTTCCTGCGAAGAAAGCTGCTCCAGTTGCAGTGAAGAAGGCTGCTCCGGTTAAGAAAGCTGTGGCCAAGCCGGTGGCGAAGAAGGCAGCGGCGCATAAGTCAGCCAAGGCCGCGGCGAAGAAGGCTGCTCCTAGGGCTACTGCAAAGAAGGCGCCGGCGAAGAAGGCTGTAGCGAAGAAGCCGGTGGCGGCGAAGAAGGCCCCTGCAAAGAAAGCGGTGGCGAAGAAGGCTGCTCCGAAGAAGAAGCGGTAG
- a CDS encoding chemotaxis protein CheX, which produces MLGSAVTVSESAVAPTNIPITLTAVVGLAGALSGGYSIVVNEATARQIAATMLGIEIAELNGDVYDALGEIANILAGAWKSKVPVLHAACLLSVPTVVTGTHYDIHRKTTAFRMARSYWFQDSPLTINIYGE; this is translated from the coding sequence ATGCTCGGCTCCGCTGTCACCGTGTCCGAGTCGGCCGTAGCCCCCACCAACATCCCCATCACGCTCACCGCTGTCGTCGGCCTGGCCGGCGCGCTCAGCGGGGGCTACAGCATCGTCGTCAACGAGGCGACCGCCAGGCAGATCGCCGCAACCATGCTCGGCATCGAGATCGCCGAGCTCAACGGCGACGTCTACGACGCGCTGGGTGAGATCGCCAACATCCTCGCCGGGGCCTGGAAGTCGAAGGTTCCCGTGCTGCACGCCGCCTGCCTGCTCTCTGTCCCCACCGTCGTCACCGGGACGCACTACGATATCCACCGCAAGACCACCGCATTCCGCATGGCGCGCAGCTACTGGTTCCAGGACTCCCCCCTCACCATCAACATCTACGGCGAGTAG